In the genome of Pseudomonas sp. LBUM920, one region contains:
- a CDS encoding ABC transporter ATP-binding protein — MLQFENVSTFYGKIQALHSVNVEVRQGEIVTLIGANGAGKSTLLMTLCGSPQAHSGSIRYMGEELVGQQSSQIMRKSIAVVPEGRRVFSRLTVEENLAMGGFFTDKGDYQEQMDKVLHLFPRLKERFSQRGGTMSGGEQQMLAIGRALMSKPKLLLLDEPSLGLAPIIIQQIFDIIEQLRKDGVTVFLVEQNANQALKIADRAYVLENGRVVMQGTGEQLLTDPKVREAYLGG; from the coding sequence ATGCTGCAATTCGAAAACGTTTCCACTTTCTACGGCAAGATCCAGGCCCTGCACAGCGTCAACGTGGAAGTGCGCCAAGGTGAAATCGTCACGCTGATCGGCGCCAACGGTGCCGGCAAATCGACCTTGCTGATGACACTGTGCGGTTCGCCGCAGGCGCACAGCGGCAGCATCCGCTACATGGGTGAAGAACTGGTGGGGCAACAGTCCTCGCAGATCATGCGCAAGAGCATTGCGGTGGTGCCCGAAGGCCGTCGCGTGTTCTCGCGCCTGACCGTGGAGGAGAACCTGGCCATGGGCGGGTTCTTCACCGACAAGGGCGACTACCAGGAGCAGATGGACAAGGTGTTGCACTTGTTCCCCAGGCTCAAGGAACGCTTCAGCCAGCGCGGCGGCACCATGTCCGGCGGCGAGCAGCAAATGCTCGCCATCGGCCGTGCGCTGATGAGCAAGCCCAAGCTGTTGTTGCTCGACGAACCTTCGCTGGGCCTGGCACCGATCATCATCCAGCAGATCTTCGACATCATCGAACAACTGCGCAAGGACGGTGTGACGGTGTTCCTGGTCGAGCAAAACGCCAACCAGGCGCTGAAAATCGCCGACCGCGCCTACGTGCTGGAAAACGGCCGGGTGGTGATGCAGGGCACCGGGGAGCAGTTGCTCACGGATCCGAAAGTGCGTGAAGCCTACCTCGGTGGCTGA
- the livG gene encoding high-affinity branched-chain amino acid ABC transporter ATP-binding protein LivG yields MSREILKVENLSMRFGGLLAVNGVALTVKEKQVVALIGPNGAGKTTVFNCLTGFYKPSGGSILLDGQPIQGLAGHEIARKGVVRTFQNVRLFKDMTAVENLLIAQHRHLNTNFFAGLFKTPAFRKSEREAMEYAEYWLDKVNLTEFANRPAGTLAYGQQRRLEIARCMMTRPRILMLDEPAAGLNPKETEDLKALISVLREENNATVLLIEHDMKLVMSISDHIVVINQGTPLADGTPEQIRDNPEVIKAYLGEA; encoded by the coding sequence ATGAGCCGCGAGATCCTGAAAGTCGAAAACTTGAGCATGCGCTTCGGCGGTTTGCTGGCGGTCAACGGCGTGGCCCTGACCGTGAAAGAAAAACAGGTGGTGGCACTGATCGGCCCGAACGGCGCCGGCAAAACCACGGTGTTCAACTGCCTCACCGGCTTTTACAAGCCGAGCGGTGGCAGCATCCTGCTGGACGGCCAGCCGATCCAGGGCCTGGCCGGCCACGAAATCGCCCGCAAGGGCGTGGTGCGCACCTTCCAGAACGTGCGGTTGTTCAAGGACATGACGGCGGTCGAGAACCTGCTGATTGCCCAGCACCGTCACTTGAACACCAACTTTTTTGCTGGCCTGTTCAAGACCCCGGCGTTCCGCAAGAGCGAACGCGAGGCGATGGAATACGCCGAGTACTGGCTGGACAAGGTCAACCTCACCGAGTTTGCCAACCGCCCTGCCGGCACCCTGGCTTACGGGCAGCAACGTCGCCTGGAAATCGCCCGCTGCATGATGACCCGCCCGCGGATCCTCATGCTCGACGAACCGGCCGCCGGCCTGAACCCCAAGGAAACCGAAGACCTCAAGGCGCTGATCAGCGTGTTGCGTGAAGAAAACAACGCCACGGTGCTGTTGATCGAACACGACATGAAACTGGTCATGAGCATTTCCGACCACATCGTGGTGATCAACCAGGGCACACCGCTGGCCGACGGGACACCGGAACAGATCCGCGACAATCCTGAAGTGATCAAAGCCTATTTGGGGGAAGCGTAA
- a CDS encoding high-affinity branched-chain amino acid ABC transporter permease LivM: MSRYLKSAFFSALLVWAVAFPVLGLKLSIVGINLEVHGTGPVTLTIIALCSVLMFLRVLFTQQVGALFKGNRGPLVSPKVSQFLTLPRTQRYIIIGLIVAALIWPFFGSRGAVDIATLILIYVLLGLGLNIVVGLAGLLDLGYVGFYAVGAYTYALLSHYLGWGFWICLPLAGMAAATFGFLLGFPVLRLRGDYLAIVTLGFGEIIRLFLRNLTDITGGPNGISSIPKPTFFGLSFDRTAAEGMQTFHEYFGIDYNPVSKVVFLYLVALLLALAALFVINRLLRMPIGRAWEALREDEIACRALGMNPTVIKLSAFTLGATFAGFAGSFFAARQGLVTPESFTFIESAIILAIVVLGGMGSQLGVILAAIVMILLPEMMREFSEYRMLMFGAMMVLMMIWRPQGLLPMQRPHMELRK; encoded by the coding sequence ATGAGCAGATATCTTAAATCGGCGTTTTTCAGCGCCTTGCTGGTGTGGGCCGTGGCCTTTCCGGTACTGGGCCTCAAACTGAGCATTGTGGGCATCAACCTGGAAGTGCATGGCACCGGTCCCGTGACCCTGACCATCATCGCCCTGTGCTCGGTGCTGATGTTCCTGCGCGTGCTGTTCACCCAGCAGGTCGGCGCCTTGTTCAAGGGCAACCGTGGGCCGTTGGTATCGCCCAAGGTCAGCCAGTTCCTGACCCTGCCGCGCACCCAACGCTACATCATCATCGGCCTGATCGTTGCCGCGCTGATCTGGCCGTTCTTCGGCTCACGCGGCGCGGTGGATATCGCGACGCTGATCCTGATCTACGTGTTGCTGGGCCTGGGCCTGAACATCGTGGTGGGCCTGGCCGGCCTGCTCGACCTGGGTTATGTGGGCTTCTACGCCGTGGGTGCCTACACCTACGCGTTGCTCTCGCATTACCTGGGCTGGGGCTTCTGGATCTGCCTGCCGCTGGCGGGTATGGCGGCGGCCACGTTCGGCTTCCTGCTGGGCTTCCCGGTGCTGCGCCTGCGCGGTGACTATTTGGCGATCGTGACCCTGGGCTTCGGTGAAATCATCCGGCTGTTCCTGCGTAACCTCACCGATATCACCGGCGGCCCCAACGGCATCAGCAGCATCCCCAAGCCGACGTTCTTCGGGCTGTCGTTCGACCGCACCGCCGCCGAGGGCATGCAGACGTTCCACGAGTACTTCGGGATCGACTACAACCCGGTGAGCAAAGTGGTGTTCCTGTACCTGGTGGCCCTCTTGCTGGCACTGGCGGCACTGTTCGTGATCAACCGCCTGCTGCGCATGCCGATCGGACGGGCGTGGGAAGCGTTGCGCGAAGATGAGATCGCCTGCCGAGCGCTAGGCATGAACCCGACCGTCATCAAACTTTCGGCCTTCACCCTCGGGGCAACGTTCGCCGGTTTCGCCGGCAGCTTCTTCGCGGCGCGCCAAGGCTTGGTGACCCCGGAGTCGTTCACCTTTATCGAGTCGGCGATCATCCTCGCCATCGTCGTACTGGGTGGCATGGGCTCGCAGCTGGGCGTGATCCTGGCGGCCATCGTAATGATCCTGCTGCCGGAGATGATGCGAGAGTTCAGCGAATACCGCATGTTGATGTTCGGCGCCATGATGGTGCTGATGATGATTTGGCGTCCTCAAGGTCTGCTGCCGATGCAACGCCCACACATGGAGCTGCGCAAATGA
- the livH gene encoding high-affinity branched-chain amino acid ABC transporter permease LivH translates to MPEIYHFFQQLVNGLTIGSTYALIAIGYTMVYGIIGMINFAHGEVYMIGSYVAFIALAGLAMMGIHSLPLLMTAAFIASIVVTSAYGYSIERVAYRPLRGSNRLIPLISAIGMSIFLQNTVLLSQDSKDKSIPNLIPGSISFGPGGAQEVLISYMQILVFVVTLVAMLGLTLFISRSRLGRACRACAEDIKMANLLGINTNNIIALTFVIGAALAAVAAVLLSMQYGVINPNAGFLVGLKAFTAAVLGGIGSIPGAMLGGLVLGVAEAFGADIFGDQYKDVVAFGLLVLVLLFRPTGILGRPEVEKV, encoded by the coding sequence ATGCCTGAGATCTATCATTTTTTCCAACAGCTGGTTAATGGCCTGACCATTGGCAGCACCTATGCCTTGATAGCCATTGGCTACACAATGGTTTACGGCATCATTGGAATGATCAACTTCGCCCATGGCGAGGTGTACATGATTGGTTCCTACGTGGCCTTCATCGCCCTTGCCGGGCTGGCCATGATGGGTATCCACTCTCTGCCGCTGTTGATGACCGCCGCGTTTATCGCGTCGATTGTTGTAACCAGTGCCTACGGCTACAGCATCGAGCGGGTTGCCTATCGTCCCTTGCGTGGCAGCAACCGTTTGATCCCGCTGATTTCCGCCATCGGCATGTCGATATTCCTGCAGAACACTGTATTGCTGTCCCAGGACTCCAAGGACAAGTCCATTCCCAACCTGATTCCGGGGAGCATCTCCTTCGGCCCAGGTGGCGCACAAGAAGTGCTGATTTCCTACATGCAGATCCTGGTGTTCGTCGTCACGCTGGTGGCGATGCTGGGCCTGACGCTGTTCATTTCCCGCTCCCGTCTGGGGCGCGCCTGCCGGGCCTGCGCCGAAGACATCAAGATGGCCAACCTGCTGGGCATCAACACCAACAACATCATTGCCCTGACCTTCGTCATCGGTGCTGCGCTGGCGGCCGTCGCGGCGGTACTGCTGAGCATGCAGTACGGCGTGATCAACCCCAACGCCGGTTTCCTGGTAGGCCTCAAGGCCTTTACCGCAGCGGTATTGGGCGGCATCGGCAGTATTCCGGGCGCCATGCTCGGCGGGCTGGTGCTGGGCGTGGCTGAAGCCTTTGGTGCCGATATCTTCGGCGACCAATACAAGGACGTGGTGGCGTTCGGCCTGTTGGTTCTGGTGCTGTTGTTCCGTCCGACCGGCATTCTGGGCCGTCCGGAGGTTGAGAAAGTATGA
- a CDS encoding branched-chain amino acid ABC transporter substrate-binding protein, with amino-acid sequence MNKATKQISKLFAAMVLAGVAGHSFAADTIKIGIAGPKTGPVTQYGDMQFMGAKQAIADINAKGGVDGKMLEAKEYDDACDPKQAVAVANKVVNDGVKFVVGHLCSSSTQPATDIYEDEGVIMITPAATSPEITARGYKLVFRTIGLDSAQGPAAGNYIADFVKPKVVAVLHDKQQYGEGIATAVKQTLEKKGVKVAVFEGLNAGDKDFSSIIQKLKQANVDFVYYGGYHPELGLILRQAKEKGLSAKFMGPEGVGNDSISQIAQDASEGLLVTLPKSFDTDPANKAIVEEFAKNKQDPTGPFVFPAYSAVEVIAGGIAAAKSEDTAKVAAAIHAGTFKTPTGDLSFDAKGDLKDFKFVVYEWHFGKPKTEVSPQ; translated from the coding sequence ATGAATAAGGCTACTAAGCAGATTTCCAAACTGTTTGCCGCTATGGTCCTGGCTGGGGTTGCCGGCCATTCGTTCGCAGCCGACACCATCAAGATCGGCATCGCAGGTCCAAAGACCGGTCCTGTGACGCAATACGGCGACATGCAATTCATGGGTGCCAAGCAGGCGATCGCCGACATCAACGCCAAGGGCGGCGTCGACGGCAAAATGCTTGAAGCCAAAGAATACGACGACGCTTGCGATCCGAAACAAGCCGTTGCCGTAGCCAACAAAGTGGTCAACGACGGCGTCAAGTTCGTGGTGGGTCACCTTTGCTCCAGCTCCACTCAGCCAGCAACCGACATCTACGAAGACGAAGGCGTGATCATGATCACTCCGGCGGCTACCAGCCCGGAAATCACCGCCCGTGGTTATAAACTGGTATTCCGCACCATCGGCCTGGACAGCGCCCAGGGCCCGGCCGCCGGCAACTACATCGCCGACTTCGTGAAGCCCAAGGTGGTTGCCGTACTGCACGACAAACAGCAATACGGTGAAGGCATCGCTACTGCCGTTAAACAGACCCTTGAGAAGAAAGGCGTGAAAGTCGCTGTCTTCGAAGGCCTGAACGCCGGCGATAAAGACTTCTCCTCGATCATCCAGAAGCTCAAGCAAGCCAACGTCGACTTCGTCTACTACGGCGGCTACCACCCAGAGCTGGGCCTGATCCTGCGCCAAGCCAAGGAAAAAGGCCTGAGCGCCAAGTTCATGGGCCCGGAAGGCGTTGGCAACGACTCCATCTCGCAAATTGCCCAGGACGCTTCCGAAGGCCTGCTGGTAACCTTGCCTAAATCCTTCGACACCGACCCTGCCAACAAAGCCATTGTTGAAGAGTTCGCCAAGAACAAGCAGGACCCAACCGGTCCGTTCGTGTTCCCGGCTTACTCTGCGGTTGAAGTCATCGCCGGCGGTATCGCTGCCGCGAAGAGCGAAGACACCGCCAAAGTGGCAGCTGCCATCCACGCAGGTACTTTCAAGACCCCGACGGGCGATCTGAGCTTCGACGCCAAGGGCGACCTGAAGGACTTCAAGTTCGTGGTCTACGAATGGCACTTCGGTAAGCCAAAAACCGAAGTTTCCCCTCAGTAA
- a CDS encoding DUF2288 domain-containing protein, protein MTQEPSTLYAKLLGETAEISWKELEPFFAKGALLWVDAGLDLIEAAEGMAEDNRDKVAAWLAAGSLGEVSATRALDLVERDPSLWAVVVSPWILIQERAA, encoded by the coding sequence ATGACGCAAGAACCTAGCACCCTCTATGCCAAGCTGCTCGGTGAAACCGCCGAAATTTCCTGGAAGGAGCTTGAACCGTTCTTTGCCAAGGGTGCCCTATTGTGGGTCGACGCCGGCCTGGATTTGATCGAAGCGGCCGAGGGAATGGCGGAGGATAACCGTGACAAAGTCGCTGCGTGGCTGGCTGCAGGGAGCCTGGGCGAGGTGTCTGCGACGCGGGCATTGGACCTGGTCGAGAGGGATCCAAGCCTGTGGGCGGTCGTGGTTTCGCCGTGGATTCTGATCCAGGAAAGGGCGGCGTAA